The Mesobacillus jeotgali genome window below encodes:
- the mtaB gene encoding tRNA (N(6)-L-threonylcarbamoyladenosine(37)-C(2))-methylthiotransferase MtaB, with protein MPTVAFHTLGCKVNHYETEAIWQLFKEQGYERVEFESTSDVYVINTCTVTNTGDKKSRQVIRRAVRKNPDAVICVTGCYAQTSPAEIMAIPGVDIVVGTQDRVKMLEYIEQYKQERQPINAVGNIMKNRVYEELDVPAFTDRTRASLKIQEGCNNFCTFCIIPWARGLMRSRDPQEVIRQAQQLVDAGYKEIVLTGIHTGGYGEDMKDYNLAALLRDLEAQVKGIKRLRISSIEASQITDEVIEVIDQSNIVVRHLHIPLQSGSDTVLKRMRRKYTMEFFGERLDRLKEVLPGLAVTSDIIVGFPGETEEEFMETYNFIKKHQFSELHVFPYSKRTGTPAARMEDQVDEDVKNERVHRLIELSNQLAKEYASQFENEVLEVIPEEIYKENPDSGLYVGYTDNYLKVVFPATEDMVGKIVKVKIAKAGYPYNEGQFVRVLDDETVAEHAVI; from the coding sequence ATGCCTACAGTTGCTTTTCATACATTAGGTTGCAAGGTTAACCACTACGAAACAGAAGCCATCTGGCAGTTATTTAAGGAACAAGGATACGAGAGAGTAGAGTTTGAATCTACCTCGGATGTTTATGTCATCAATACCTGTACGGTAACGAACACAGGGGACAAGAAGAGCCGCCAGGTCATTCGCCGGGCTGTGCGCAAGAATCCGGACGCTGTTATTTGTGTTACCGGCTGTTATGCACAGACTTCTCCTGCAGAAATCATGGCGATTCCTGGAGTTGATATCGTCGTCGGCACACAGGACCGCGTTAAAATGCTTGAGTATATCGAACAGTACAAGCAAGAGCGCCAGCCAATCAATGCTGTCGGCAATATCATGAAAAACCGTGTTTATGAGGAGCTTGATGTACCGGCATTTACTGACCGTACAAGAGCTTCATTGAAAATCCAGGAAGGCTGCAACAATTTTTGCACTTTCTGTATCATTCCATGGGCACGCGGTTTGATGAGATCACGTGATCCACAAGAGGTCATTCGTCAGGCTCAACAGCTTGTTGATGCAGGCTACAAGGAAATCGTTCTTACAGGTATCCACACAGGGGGCTATGGTGAGGACATGAAGGATTACAACCTTGCAGCACTTCTCAGAGATCTTGAGGCTCAAGTAAAAGGCATAAAGCGCCTGCGCATTTCTTCTATTGAAGCTAGCCAAATCACAGATGAAGTGATCGAGGTAATTGATCAATCAAATATTGTCGTCCGTCACTTGCACATCCCGCTTCAATCTGGATCTGACACAGTACTGAAGCGTATGCGCCGTAAATACACAATGGAATTTTTCGGAGAGCGTCTTGACCGACTGAAGGAAGTATTGCCAGGTCTTGCCGTTACATCTGATATCATTGTCGGTTTCCCTGGTGAAACGGAAGAAGAATTCATGGAAACCTATAATTTCATCAAGAAGCATCAATTCTCAGAACTGCACGTCTTCCCTTATTCAAAACGGACAGGTACTCCTGCTGCGAGGATGGAAGACCAGGTGGATGAGGACGTGAAAAACGAACGCGTCCACAGATTGATCGAGCTATCCAACCAGCTTGCAAAGGAATATGCTTCTCAGTTTGAAAATGAAGTGCTTGAAGTAATCCCTGAAGAGATTTACAAGGAAAATCCCGATAGCGGACTTTATGTAGGTTACACAGATAACTACTTGAAAGTGGTTTTCCCTGCTACCGAAGATATGGTCGGAAAAATCGTGAAGGTCAAGATCGCAAAAGCAGGCTATCCTTATAATGAAGGACAATTCGTCCGCGTACTGGATGATGAAACTGTAGCTGAACATGCTGTTATATAA
- a CDS encoding 16S rRNA (uracil(1498)-N(3))-methyltransferase, producing MQRYFIDEQVDMEQFNISGDDYHHIVRVMRMKAGDDIICVTPTGKSAVCQIAEITDEIVVANVVKWEEGTTELPVQVVIASGLPKGDKLELIIQKGTELGAFEFVPFTASRSIVKWDGKKAAKKVERWQKIAKEAAEQSHRSHVPDVREPISFKELLKASNEYTYKLVAYEEEAREGEASVLSSTLSKLKEGDSLLIVFGPEGGLTSEEVALLNGNGFLACGLGPRILRTETAPLYALSAVSYHFELLR from the coding sequence GTGCAGCGGTATTTTATTGATGAACAAGTGGATATGGAACAGTTCAATATTAGCGGCGATGATTATCATCATATTGTACGTGTCATGAGGATGAAGGCTGGGGACGACATCATCTGTGTCACGCCCACGGGAAAAAGCGCGGTTTGCCAGATTGCAGAAATTACCGATGAAATCGTTGTGGCAAACGTTGTAAAATGGGAGGAAGGGACCACTGAGCTTCCGGTCCAAGTCGTGATTGCGAGCGGTCTGCCCAAAGGGGATAAGCTCGAATTGATTATTCAGAAGGGCACTGAACTAGGTGCTTTTGAATTTGTCCCTTTTACCGCATCCCGCTCAATTGTCAAATGGGACGGCAAGAAGGCTGCCAAAAAGGTTGAACGCTGGCAGAAGATTGCCAAGGAAGCCGCCGAACAGTCACATCGCAGCCATGTTCCAGATGTAAGAGAGCCAATTAGTTTTAAAGAATTGCTGAAAGCGAGCAATGAGTATACTTATAAACTTGTTGCCTATGAGGAAGAAGCGAGGGAAGGCGAAGCTTCGGTCCTTTCCTCCACTCTCTCAAAATTGAAGGAAGGCGATAGCCTCCTGATTGTATTTGGTCCTGAAGGAGGACTTACCTCCGAGGAAGTTGCCCTTTTAAATGGGAATGGATTTTTAGCATGTGGTCTCGGGCCGCGAATTTTGCGTACAGAAACAGCACCGCTATATGCCTTGTCTGCTGTTTCCTATCATTTTGAATTATTGAGGTGA
- the prmA gene encoding 50S ribosomal protein L11 methyltransferase gives MKWSEISILTTNEAVEPISNILHEAGASGVVIEDPLELEKEREDQFGEIYQLNPDDYPEEGVIVKAYLPVNSFLGETVDEIKEAINNLIIYNIDIGLNKVSISEVNEEEWATAWKKYYNPVKISEKFTIVPTWEDYTPVNTDELIIELDPGMAFGTGTHPTTVMCIQALERTVQPGDRVVDVGTGSGVLSIAAAKLGAGKVEAMDLDDVAVQVAKLNLKLNKVHDVATISQNNLLDGVEEGADIVVANILAEVILRFADDAGQVVKNGGYFITSGIIQQKKEVVKDAMINAGFEIEEIISMEDWVAIISKKK, from the coding sequence ATGAAATGGTCTGAAATCAGCATTTTAACTACAAATGAAGCGGTTGAGCCGATTTCCAATATCCTGCACGAAGCAGGCGCGAGCGGGGTCGTAATCGAAGATCCGCTGGAGCTTGAGAAGGAAAGAGAGGACCAGTTCGGAGAAATATACCAGCTTAATCCAGACGATTATCCGGAAGAAGGAGTTATTGTAAAAGCTTATCTCCCGGTGAATAGTTTCCTTGGAGAAACAGTCGATGAGATCAAAGAAGCGATCAATAACCTGATTATCTATAATATCGATATCGGGCTGAATAAAGTATCAATCAGTGAAGTGAATGAGGAAGAGTGGGCAACTGCCTGGAAGAAATACTATAACCCTGTGAAAATTTCCGAAAAGTTCACGATCGTTCCAACCTGGGAGGATTACACGCCAGTCAACACAGATGAATTGATCATCGAGCTAGACCCGGGAATGGCATTCGGCACAGGAACACACCCGACAACGGTCATGTGTATACAGGCCCTTGAAAGAACGGTCCAGCCTGGCGACCGGGTTGTGGATGTCGGTACAGGTTCAGGTGTCCTCAGTATTGCAGCAGCTAAGCTGGGGGCAGGAAAAGTGGAAGCGATGGACCTGGATGATGTGGCAGTGCAGGTGGCAAAACTCAACCTCAAGCTCAACAAAGTCCACGATGTCGCAACCATTTCACAAAATAACCTTCTGGACGGAGTTGAAGAGGGTGCGGATATTGTGGTTGCGAATATCCTGGCAGAAGTGATTTTGCGCTTTGCCGATGATGCAGGCCAGGTCGTGAAGAATGGCGGGTACTTCATCACTTCTGGCATCATCCAGCAGAAGAAAGAAGTCGTCAAGGATGCAATGATCAATGCTGGCTTTGAAATAGAGGAGATTATATCTATGGAAGACTGGGTTGCGATCATCAGCAAAAAGAAATAA
- the dnaJ gene encoding molecular chaperone DnaJ, translated as MSKRDYYEVLGVSKSATKDELKKAYRKLSKQFHPDINKEPGADEKFKEVKEAYEVLSDDQKRAHYDQFGHVDPNQGFGGGGDFGGGFGGFEDIFNSFFGGGGGRRRDPNAPRQGADLQYTMTLKFEEAVFGKETDIEIPREEECDTCDGTGAKPGTKVDTCKHCHGSGQISVEQNTPFGRIVNRRVCHHCNGSGKEIKERCKTCSGTGKVTRRNKIHVKIPAGVDDGQQLRVAGKGEAGINGGPPGDLYIVFHIRSHEFFERDGDDIYCEMPITFVQAALGDEVEVPTLHGKVKLKVPAGTQTGTKFRLKGKGVPNVRGYGTGDQHVLVRIVTPTKLTEKQKQLLREFAEVSGQSPLGEQEEGFFSKVKRAFKGD; from the coding sequence ATGAGTAAACGGGATTACTATGAAGTCCTCGGAGTCAGTAAATCGGCTACGAAGGATGAATTAAAGAAAGCCTATCGCAAGCTTTCTAAACAATTCCATCCGGACATCAACAAAGAGCCGGGAGCAGATGAAAAATTCAAAGAAGTGAAAGAAGCATACGAGGTATTAAGTGACGACCAGAAGCGCGCTCACTATGACCAGTTTGGCCATGTCGATCCTAACCAGGGATTCGGAGGCGGCGGTGATTTCGGCGGCGGTTTTGGCGGCTTCGAAGACATTTTCAATTCCTTCTTTGGCGGCGGAGGCGGCAGACGCCGTGACCCTAACGCGCCAAGGCAGGGTGCCGATTTACAGTACACGATGACCTTGAAGTTCGAGGAAGCTGTATTCGGCAAGGAAACGGATATCGAAATCCCTCGTGAAGAAGAATGTGATACATGTGACGGAACTGGTGCTAAACCAGGTACTAAAGTGGATACATGTAAACACTGTCACGGCAGCGGCCAGATCAGTGTGGAACAAAACACGCCATTTGGACGTATTGTTAACCGCAGGGTGTGCCATCACTGTAATGGATCAGGTAAGGAAATCAAAGAAAGATGTAAGACATGTTCCGGTACAGGGAAAGTTACAAGAAGGAACAAGATTCATGTTAAGATCCCAGCCGGTGTCGATGATGGCCAGCAGCTGAGAGTGGCAGGAAAAGGAGAAGCCGGTATCAATGGCGGACCTCCAGGCGATCTTTACATTGTCTTCCACATCAGGTCACATGAATTCTTTGAGCGTGACGGCGATGACATTTACTGTGAAATGCCGATTACATTTGTCCAGGCAGCGCTTGGTGATGAAGTTGAAGTCCCTACACTGCATGGTAAAGTGAAATTGAAAGTTCCTGCTGGAACACAGACAGGTACAAAGTTCCGCCTGAAAGGAAAAGGTGTACCGAACGTCCGCGGGTATGGTACAGGTGACCAACATGTCCTTGTCCGTATCGTGACTCCAACTAAACTGACTGAAAAGCAAAAGCAGCTTCTCCGTGAGTTTGCCGAAGTGAGTGGCCAGTCTCCTCTTGGAGAGCAGGAAGAAGGCTTTTTTTCCAAAGTAAAACGTGCCTTTAAAGGTGATTAA
- the dnaK gene encoding molecular chaperone DnaK, with protein sequence MSKIIGIDLGTTNSCVAVLEGGEPKVIPNPEGNRTTPSVIAFKNGERQVGEVAKRQAITNPNTIISIKRHMGTDHKVEVEGKEYSPQELSAVILQYLKSYAEDYLGEPVTKAVITVPAYFNDAERQATKDAGRIAGLEVERIINEPTAAALAYGLDKMDEDQTILVYDLGGGTFDVSILELGDGVFEVKSTAGDNRLGGDDFDQVIIDYLVEQFKKENGIDLSKDKMALQRLKDAAEKAKKDLSGVTSTQISLPFITAGEAGPLHLELNLTRAKFEELSADLVERTMGPTRQALKDAGLSPSELDKVILVGGSTRIPAVQEAIKKETGKDPHRGVNPDEVVAMGAAIQGGVISGDVKDVVLLDVTPLSLGIETMGGVFTKLIDRNTTIPTSKSQVFSTAADNQTAVDIHVLQGERSMASANKTLGRFQLTDIPPAPRGVPQIEVTFDIDKNGIVNVRAKDLGTNKEQQITIKSSTGLSDEEIDRMVREAEENAEADKKLKEEVELRNEADQLVFTTEKTLKDLEGKVDEEEVNKANEAKEELKAAIEKGEIEEIRTKKDALQEIVTNLSVKLYEEAAKQQQAQQGAEGQEGTKKDDNVVDAEFEEVNDDK encoded by the coding sequence ATGAGTAAAATCATTGGTATTGACTTAGGAACAACTAACTCTTGTGTAGCCGTTTTAGAAGGCGGCGAACCAAAGGTAATCCCGAATCCAGAAGGAAACAGAACGACTCCTTCTGTCATCGCATTCAAAAATGGCGAACGCCAGGTGGGTGAGGTAGCAAAGCGCCAGGCAATCACTAACCCAAATACAATCATCTCCATCAAGCGCCACATGGGAACAGACCATAAAGTGGAAGTTGAAGGCAAAGAATACTCACCACAGGAACTATCAGCTGTCATTCTTCAATACTTGAAGTCTTATGCTGAAGACTATCTTGGTGAGCCAGTAACGAAGGCTGTCATCACAGTACCAGCTTACTTCAATGATGCAGAGCGTCAGGCAACAAAGGATGCAGGAAGAATCGCAGGTCTTGAAGTTGAGCGTATCATCAACGAGCCAACAGCTGCAGCACTTGCTTACGGCCTTGATAAAATGGACGAAGACCAGACAATCCTAGTTTATGACCTTGGTGGTGGTACTTTCGACGTTTCCATCCTTGAATTAGGTGATGGCGTATTTGAAGTTAAATCTACTGCAGGTGACAACCGTCTTGGCGGTGACGATTTCGACCAAGTTATCATTGACTATTTGGTAGAGCAATTCAAAAAAGAAAATGGCATCGACCTTTCAAAAGATAAGATGGCCCTTCAGCGCTTGAAGGATGCTGCAGAGAAGGCGAAGAAGGATCTTTCTGGTGTAACTTCTACACAGATTTCACTTCCGTTCATCACTGCAGGAGAAGCTGGACCGCTTCACCTTGAATTAAACCTGACTCGCGCTAAATTCGAAGAACTGTCTGCAGATTTGGTAGAGCGTACTATGGGACCTACTCGCCAGGCACTTAAAGATGCTGGCTTGAGCCCATCTGAACTGGATAAAGTTATCCTTGTAGGTGGATCTACTCGTATCCCGGCTGTTCAGGAAGCAATCAAGAAGGAAACTGGAAAAGACCCTCACAGAGGTGTGAATCCTGATGAAGTTGTTGCAATGGGTGCAGCAATCCAGGGCGGTGTCATCTCTGGTGACGTTAAAGACGTTGTTCTTCTTGACGTTACTCCGCTTTCACTTGGAATCGAGACAATGGGTGGTGTGTTCACGAAGCTGATCGACCGTAACACAACAATCCCTACTTCAAAATCACAGGTATTCTCTACAGCTGCTGATAACCAGACTGCTGTTGATATCCACGTGCTTCAAGGTGAGCGTTCAATGGCTTCTGCCAACAAGACACTTGGCCGCTTCCAGTTGACGGATATCCCGCCGGCACCACGCGGAGTACCTCAAATCGAAGTAACATTCGATATCGATAAGAACGGTATCGTAAATGTACGTGCTAAAGATCTTGGCACAAACAAAGAACAGCAAATCACTATCAAGTCCTCTACTGGCTTGTCTGATGAAGAAATCGACCGCATGGTAAGAGAAGCGGAAGAAAACGCTGAAGCTGACAAGAAGCTGAAGGAAGAAGTAGAACTTCGCAACGAAGCAGATCAGCTAGTCTTCACTACTGAAAAGACTTTGAAGGACCTTGAAGGCAAGGTAGATGAAGAAGAAGTCAATAAAGCAAACGAAGCAAAAGAAGAGCTGAAGGCTGCAATCGAAAAAGGCGAAATTGAAGAAATCCGCACTAAGAAGGACGCTCTTCAAGAAATCGTTACAAACCTAAGCGTCAAGCTTTACGAAGAAGCTGCCAAGCAACAACAGGCACAGCAAGGCGCAGAAGGCCAAGAAGGAACAAAGAAAGACGACAATGTCGTAGACGCAGAATTCGAAGAAGTCAACGACGATAAATAA
- the grpE gene encoding nucleotide exchange factor GrpE: protein MTEERNTEQELNSQTEEETVEEVFAENEASGQNEEIPAQEEQQDPMEQKVAELEGKLEEADNRYLRLQADFDNFRRRSRIELEASAKYRAQSIITDLLPAIDNFERALKMDVDNEQAKSLKQGVEMVYRSLLDALKNEGVEVIEAVGKEFDPHLHQAVMQAEDENYGPNIVVEEFQKGYMLKDRIIRPAMVKVNQ from the coding sequence GTGACAGAAGAGAGAAACACTGAGCAAGAATTGAACAGCCAGACGGAAGAAGAAACGGTTGAAGAGGTTTTTGCCGAAAACGAAGCTTCTGGCCAAAATGAAGAAATTCCAGCTCAAGAAGAGCAGCAAGATCCAATGGAGCAGAAAGTGGCTGAATTGGAAGGCAAGCTTGAGGAAGCTGACAACCGTTACTTGCGCCTTCAGGCTGATTTTGACAACTTCCGCCGCCGTTCAAGGATTGAACTTGAAGCGAGCGCTAAATATAGAGCCCAAAGCATTATTACAGATCTGCTTCCGGCAATCGATAACTTCGAACGTGCTTTGAAGATGGATGTTGATAATGAACAGGCGAAATCCCTCAAACAGGGAGTGGAAATGGTATACCGCAGCTTGCTGGACGCCCTTAAGAATGAAGGCGTTGAAGTCATTGAAGCTGTAGGCAAAGAATTTGACCCGCACCTTCATCAGGCAGTGATGCAGGCTGAAGATGAAAATTACGGCCCTAACATTGTTGTTGAAGAATTCCAAAAAGGCTATATGCTAAAGGACCGCATCATTCGTCCAGCAATGGTAAAAGTGAACCAATAA
- the hrcA gene encoding heat-inducible transcriptional repressor HrcA — translation MLTDRQVLILQVIVDDFIRSAQPIGSRSLSKKEEINFSSATIRNEMADLEDMGFIEKTHTSSGRIPSEKGYRFYVDNLLLPQKVNRSDMAAIKSIFAERIYELEKIVQKSARILSEMTNYTSIVLGPAVKDNRLKKLQIVPLNTDTAIAIIVTDTGHVENRMFHFPTSIDPSDVEKMVNILNDRLAGVPLTNLNSKIYKEIAMLLRQHISSYDTLLNTIMDTLNMPASEKVFFGGKTNILSQPEFNDVDKIRNLMNMIEHEDGLYHLIRQNPAGINVKIGTENDNSAMENCSLITATYSMGEEKLGSIAVLGPTRMEYSRVISLLQLISTDLSKVLTQLYQNK, via the coding sequence TTGTTAACAGATCGTCAGGTGCTCATTTTGCAGGTGATTGTTGATGACTTTATTCGTTCAGCTCAACCGATAGGTTCAAGGAGCTTGTCGAAAAAGGAAGAAATTAATTTCAGTTCGGCGACAATCCGAAATGAAATGGCGGATTTGGAGGATATGGGATTCATTGAAAAGACCCATACATCTTCTGGAAGGATCCCTTCCGAGAAGGGATATCGATTTTATGTAGATAACCTTCTGCTGCCACAAAAAGTGAATCGTTCCGATATGGCGGCGATCAAATCGATTTTTGCTGAACGTATATACGAACTGGAAAAAATCGTCCAGAAATCAGCGAGGATTTTATCCGAAATGACGAATTACACGTCGATTGTTTTAGGGCCGGCTGTTAAGGACAACAGGCTGAAAAAATTGCAGATCGTCCCCTTGAATACGGACACGGCTATCGCCATCATCGTAACCGATACAGGGCATGTAGAAAACAGGATGTTCCATTTTCCGACCAGCATTGATCCATCAGATGTTGAAAAAATGGTCAATATCCTGAATGATCGACTGGCCGGCGTTCCGCTTACCAATCTGAATTCAAAGATCTACAAGGAGATTGCTATGCTGCTCCGCCAGCATATCAGCAGTTATGACACTCTCCTGAATACGATCATGGATACTTTGAACATGCCGGCAAGTGAAAAGGTGTTCTTTGGCGGGAAAACGAATATTCTCAGCCAGCCAGAGTTCAATGATGTCGATAAAATTCGCAACCTGATGAATATGATCGAACATGAAGATGGCTTATACCATCTGATCAGGCAAAATCCGGCCGGAATCAATGTCAAGATTGGCACGGAGAATGATAACTCTGCAATGGAAAATTGCAGCCTGATCACGGCGACGTATTCAATGGGTGAGGAGAAACTCGGGTCCATCGCGGTTTTAGGGCCGACACGAATGGAGTATTCACGAGTCATCAGCTTGCTTCAATTGATCAGTACAGATTTGTCCAAGGTGCTGACACAGCTGTATCAAAATAAATAA